The Armatimonadota bacterium region GACGCCACCCTCGACGGCGGACTGGGGAGCTTTGCCTATGATGACGAGGGCGTGCCCGGCCAGCGCACCATGATCGTGGAAAAAGGGATTTTCACAGGCTACCTGACCTCGCGCGAGACAGCGCCGATTATCGGCCAGGCCAGCCAGGGCTCCATGCGCGCCGACGGTTGGGCCCGCATCCCGCTGATCCGTATGACCAATATCAACCTGCTGCCCGGCGACTGGACCCTCGAGGAGATCATCGCCGACACCGACCACGGCTTCCTCCTGTGCACGAACACCTCGTGGAGTATCGACGATCGTCGCCTCAACTTCCAGTTCGGCACCGAGGTCGCCTTCGAGATCGTGAACGGCGAACTGGGACAGATGTACCGAAATCCCACCTACAACGGGATCACCCCGGAGTTTTGGGCCTCGTGCGACGCCATCTCGGGGAGAGCCCCCAATGAATGGCGCATCTGGGGAGTGCCCAACTGTGGCAAAGGCGAACCCATGCAAACGGCGCGAGTAGGGCATGGCGTCGCCCCTGCCAGATTCCGGTCGGTCCAGTGTGGCGCGATGACGCAGCGCGGAGGCGATCAGTAGATGATGCGCCGAGAGCAGATTCAGGACATCGCCGAACAGGTGCTGGCGGCATCCACAGCCGACCAGACCGAGGTACTCATCTTCGCCGGCGACGAAGCATTGACGCGTTTCGCCAACAACACGATCCACCAGAATGTGGCCGAAACCGATACCGGCGTCCGTGTCCGCGCCGTGGTGGGGAAGCGCGTGGGAGTGGTGTCGGGCAACGACACCTCGCCGCAGGCGCTCAAAGATCTGGCCGCGAAGGCTCTCGAAGTCGCCCGCAACTCCGAACCCAACGAGGAGTTCGTCTCTCTTCCTGCGCCATCGGGGGATCACCGCGAGTCCGATGTTCAGCCAGTCCAGGCAACCATAGACTGCGACCCGGCCCAGCGCGCCGAAGCCGTGCGCACCATGCTGGACATCGCCCGCGCCAATGACCTGCGGGCCGCCGGCCGGTTCTCCACCGGGCACACCGCGGTCTGTGTCGCCAATTCCCTGGGCATCCGCAGCTACTTCGAACGCAGCGGGGCCGGCGCAACGGTGCTCATGCAGGCCGCTGATTCCAGCGGCTTCGCCCAGGCCGAAAGCGAGGACGTGACGCGAATAAACCCGCGGGAGATTGCCGAGGTCGCCGCACGCAAGGCCCTGGAGTCTGCCGGCCCACGAGACCTCGAACCCGGCGCGTATACAGTGATTCTCGAACCCCTCGCTGTCTGCGACATGCTCTACATGCTGGGGATCTACGACCTACACTCACTCGCGCACCAGGAGCAGCGGTCATTCACCTCCGGGCATATGGGCGAGAAGGTCTGTGGGGAGAACATCAGCATCTGGGACGATGGCTGGGACCCGCGCGGCAACCGGATGCCCTTCGACTATGAGGGCGTCACCCGGCAGCGAGTGGACATCATCACCAACGGGATCCTCACCGCCCTCCCCTATGATTCCTTCACCGCGGCGCGCGAAGAGGGCGCAGTGAACACCGGGCACGCTTTGCCCGCGCCGAACTCCTGGGGACCCGTGCCTTCGCACCTGTTCATGAACACCGGCGAGTATTCGCTTCAGGAGATGATCGCCGCCACGGAACGCGGCGTCCTCGTCACTCGCTTCCATTACACGAACATGGTGCATCCCGTGCGCACGGTATTCACAGGGATGACACGTGACGGCACATTCCTGATTGAAGACGGCCAGATCGTGGGCGGGCTGAAGAACATGCGGTTCACCCAGAGCATCCTGGAAGCCCTTAGCAACGTGGACATGATCGGGAGCGAGGGGGTGCTCGACGGCCACGCATGGGCGCCGGCGTTGCGGGTAAACGGCTTCAACTTCAGCAGCGCGACCCACTTCTGAGGAGAAGGCCAGGGAGAACGGCCGCTTCTTGCGGTGGTTGTGGAGTGCGCGGCCTCCTATCGATCCGCGTGGGGCGGGCCTCTCGCCCGCCAGCTGTTATCGTCCAGCCCCGGAGGGGCGTGAGCCCTGTACCACCAGCGTAAGCTGGTAGAATCGGGGCCTTCCCTTCATCTCATAGCAGCCCCTGAAAGGGGCGGCAGAGCCAACGGCCGGCGCAGGCAATAACTGCCCTGCCTCACCGTCTATTGCCGATCGCCGCGCTGATATCCCGGTGAAGCGCCACCGATCCGCCCATCACCATGAACGCCACGCACCACCGGGCGAGCACGGTCAGCGCGCCGGGCAGCATCCCTGTAGCCGGCGCGAGCAGACCCAGGAACTCCAACGCTACCAACACGGGGAACAGTACCGCTGCGCTGCGGAGCATCAGCACCACCAGGCCGCCGGGAACCGCGTTCAAGAGCCGCGGGAGTTCGGCCAGCCCGCGTCTCGCCGGGCCTCCGTGCACTGCCACCCGCAATACCCCGGGAAGCGCTATCAGCCACGCCAGCCGGGTGAATAGCCACAATCCCGCTGCAAGTCCCGGCGAGTTAGGGTGCGGCGCCTGTTGCCAGTCCGGCAGGAACCACCCTGCGAGAGCAACCGCACCCGCGGGCAACACACACAACGTTGCGAAACGTGGCAGCCTTTGCAGCCACTGTGCGAACAGGCGATCGGCATCAATCGGCTGCGCCAGCACAATTTTCGCCGTCAGCAATGCCAACAGCCCCACGACCGCCCCGCTGATCACGGGAGCCGCGAACAGGCCGAAGAGCAGGCCAACTCCGCGGGTCGTTGCTTCATCCAGATCGAACTGCCGAATGTTGACAGCGGCCTGCGCC contains the following coding sequences:
- a CDS encoding TldD/PmbA family protein, which produces MMRREQIQDIAEQVLAASTADQTEVLIFAGDEALTRFANNTIHQNVAETDTGVRVRAVVGKRVGVVSGNDTSPQALKDLAAKALEVARNSEPNEEFVSLPAPSGDHRESDVQPVQATIDCDPAQRAEAVRTMLDIARANDLRAAGRFSTGHTAVCVANSLGIRSYFERSGAGATVLMQAADSSGFAQAESEDVTRINPREIAEVAARKALESAGPRDLEPGAYTVILEPLAVCDMLYMLGIYDLHSLAHQEQRSFTSGHMGEKVCGENISIWDDGWDPRGNRMPFDYEGVTRQRVDIITNGILTALPYDSFTAAREEGAVNTGHALPAPNSWGPVPSHLFMNTGEYSLQEMIAATERGVLVTRFHYTNMVHPVRTVFTGMTRDGTFLIEDGQIVGGLKNMRFTQSILEALSNVDMIGSEGVLDGHAWAPALRVNGFNFSSATHF